From a single Rosa rugosa chromosome 7, drRosRugo1.1, whole genome shotgun sequence genomic region:
- the LOC133720200 gene encoding uncharacterized protein LOC133720200: MNMESKTSASETRAYASNHRQAEAKVYKGKRPDLKCSYCEGIGHVRDRCWILHPEQKPKFLKEGKGSQKSWNPPKANLAATSSTPSEGRLNFTANPTTLINEFVAYLSKKQMHSSSEEKDISGIEGHTALLGKFAGFLVETDCVPHEEASGSHHQEDDW, encoded by the exons ATGAATATGGAGTCCAAGACTAGTGCATCTGAAACTAGAGCATATGCTTCTAATCACAGGCAAGCTGAAGCTAAAGTGTACAAAGGCAAGAGACCTGACTTGAAGTGCAGCTACTGTGAGGGAATTGGACATGTTAGGGATAGATGTTGGATTCTCCATCCTGAACAGAAGCCAAAGTTTTTGAAGGAAGGCAAAGGTTCTCAAAAGAGTTGGAATCCACCAAAGGCAAACCTAGCAGCAACTTCTTCTACTCCTTCTGAGGGTAGGCTAAACTTCACCGCCAATCCCACTACTTTAATCAATGAATTTGTTGCTTATCTAAGCAAGAAGCAGATGCATAGTAGCAGTGAAGAAAAAGACATTTCTGGGATTGAAGGCCACACTGCACTCCTTGGAAAATTTGCTGGCTTTCTTGTAGAGACTGATTGTGTTCCACATGAAGAAGCTTCAG GATCTCATCACCAAGAAGACGATTGGTGA